The following proteins are co-located in the Hemicordylus capensis ecotype Gifberg chromosome 11, rHemCap1.1.pri, whole genome shotgun sequence genome:
- the LOC128335458 gene encoding uncharacterized protein LOC128335458 translates to MAAGRKRDPVWQYFNEVPLPIGKAGMRAKCKHCNKEMQGLVARMRQHHEKCCDEDDQRNTFEQAGSSGEFMDSGNYPPSRSPSSCSTVSELSIQDSASLASSSDTHSHISLSPKRKKKSFLPGTTIDKFVIKTSRLEKELIDEKIAQFVYATNSSFRLTENPHFINMVQSLRPGYSPPSRADVAGKLLDKVYDREMEQCATALEGRIVNLSIDGWSNVHNDPIVCACITTEEGKVFLAQTIDTSGNAHTAEYLQEVAVKAIITCEQKFKCLVRSLVTDNAANVSKMRRNLEEQEGNTKLITYGCSADLLHLLAKDLSVPEIKTNVVEIAKYFRNNHFAAAALKRMGGTKLTLPQDVGWNSVVDCFEQYIKNWPILMTVCEQNRDKIDGTVTAKILNIGLKRNVEHMLSILKPISESLNKIQKNSCFIADAVEIWKELSEHLKTELHMDRIKLQALKKRIGQVLSPAHFLDLSAEEEELAMTWVSSNHPSVMPTIINFKAKGEPFKKYMLAEDILKKVTPVNWWKSLKHLDLETVQVMISLLTAVASSAGVERIFSSFGLIHSKLRNRLGPDKAGKLVFLFQIMNKEEDEDDE, encoded by the exons atggcagcaggccgtaaaagagacccagtttggcaatattttaatgaagttcctttacctatcggtaaggcaggcatgcgtgcaaaatgcaaacactgcaacaaagaaatgcaaggcctggtggcccgaatgaggcaacatcatgagaagtgctgtgatgaagatgaccaaagaaacacatttgaacaggcaggatcttcag gggaattcatggattctggaaactatccaccttcaagatcaccatcctcctgttctacagtttcagagttatccatccaggatagtgcttcattagcatcatcatcagacacccacagccacatatcactatcacctaaaagaaagaaaaaatccttccttcctggaaccaccatagataagtttgtgataaaaactagcagattagaaaaagagttaattgatgaaaaaattgcccagtttgtttatgcaacgaactcttctttccgtctgactgagaacccacatttcattaatatggttcagtcactgagaccaggatacagtccacccagcagagcagatgttgcagggaaactgctggataaagtgtatgacagagaaatggagcaatgtgcaacagctctggagggtagaattgttaacctaagtattgatgggtggagtaatgtccacaatgatcctattgtatgtgcttgtataacaacagaagaagggaaagtcttccttgcacaaacaattgatacgtcaggaaatgcacacacagcagaatacttacaagaagtggcagtaaaagctataataacatgtgaacaaaaattcaaatgtctagtacgcagtttggtcacagacaatgctgcaaatgtatccaagatgagaagaaatttagaagagcaggaagggaatacaaagctaataacatatggttgcagtgctgatttgctgcacctcttagccaaagacttaagtgttccagaaataaagactaatgttgttgaaattgctaaatacttccgtaacaatcactttgctgcagcagctctgaaaaggatgggtggaaccaagctaacgctcccacaagatgttggatggaactctgtggtggactgttttgagcagtatatcaagaactggcctattctgatgacagtttgtgaacaaaatcgagataaaatagatggcactgtcacggccaaaatcctcaacattgggcttaagagaaatgttgaacatatgctgagcatcctgaaacccatctctgaatctttaaacaaaatacagaaaaatagctgttttattgctgatgctgttgaaatttggaaggaactgagtgaacacttaaaaacagaactacacatggacagaattaaattacaagcattaaaaaaacgaataggacaagtactgtctccagctcattttttggacttaagtgctgaggaagaggagttagctatgacatgggtatccagcaatcatccatctgtaatgccaactataataaacttcaaagctaagggggaaccattcaagaaatatatgcttgctgaagatattttaaagaaagtcacaccagtgaactggtggaagtcacttaagcacttggatttagagactgttcaagtaatgatttcacttttaacagcagtagcttcttctgcaggcgttgaaagaatattctcttcctttggactcattcattctaaattgagaaatcgtttgggacccgataaagcaggaaagcttgtttttcttttccagattatgaacaaagaagaagatgaagatgacgagtga